Below is a window of Agathobacter rectalis ATCC 33656 DNA.
GAAAAGAGCTTTTAAGCTTTTCGAAAGGAGATAAATAATATGATACATCCATCGTATGTAGAGTTAATGAAGGTAGTAAACAACAATGTAGAGATAGGTGAAGAGCCGGTAGTAAACAGCCGTTATTCTATCGTTATTGCTGCAGCAAAGCGTGCACGTCAGATTATTGATGGTGCAGAACCACTTATCGCACACCCTAAGTGCAATAAGCCATTATCTATTGCTGTAGAGGAGCTGTACACGGGAGCTGTCAGAATCGTCTCAGATGATGAGGATTTAAACGAAGGCGAAGAGGCTTAATCTAGGAGGGGAAAGGCTGTTTTGTCTTTCCCTTTAATTGTAAATACTTACATTTGAGAGGTACTATGAAATTATTATTTATTTCGCTTGGATGCGATAAAAACCTTGTGGATTCAGAGTATATGATAGGCATGCTTGCAAATGACGGCATTGAGATGACCGATGATGAGACGCAGGCTGATATCATTATCGTAAACAGCTGCTGCTTCATAGGTGATGCAAAGGAGGAGAGTATCAATACAATTCTCGAGATGGCTCAGTATAAGGAGACAGGCAA
It encodes the following:
- the rpoZ gene encoding DNA-directed RNA polymerase subunit omega, with protein sequence MIHPSYVELMKVVNNNVEIGEEPVVNSRYSIVIAAAKRARQIIDGAEPLIAHPKCNKPLSIAVEELYTGAVRIVSDDEDLNEGEEA